In one window of Homo sapiens chromosome 7 genomic patch of type FIX, GRCh38.p14 PATCHES HG708_PATCH DNA:
- the OR2F2 gene encoding olfactory receptor 2F2, translated as MEIDNQTWVREFILLGLSSDWCTQISLFSLFLVTYLMTVLGNCLIVLLIRLDSRLHTPMYFFLTNLSLVDVSYATSVVPQLLAHFLAEHKAIPFQSCAAQLFFSLALGGIEFVLLAVMAYDRHVAVSDRLRYSAIMHGGLCARLAITSWVSGSINSLVQTAITFQLPMCTNKFIDHISCELLAVVRLACVDTSSNEAAIMVSSIVLLMTPFCLVLLSYIRIISTILKIQSREGRKKAFHTCASHLTVVALCYGTTIFTYIQPHSGPSVLQEKLISVFYAIVMPLLNPVIYSLRNKEVKGAWHKLLEKFSGLTSKLGT; from the coding sequence atggaaatagatAACCAGACGTGGGTGAGAGAATTTATTCTCCTTGGCTTATCCAGTGACTGGTGCACTCAGATATCCCTGTTTTCCCTGTTCTTGGTCACATACCTCATGACAGTGCTGGGGAACTGTCTCATTGTCCTTCTGATCAGACTGGACAGCCGACTCCACACTCCCATGTATTTCTTTCTCACCAACCTCTCCCTTGTCGATGTCTCCTATGCCACAAGCGTAGTCCCCCAGCTGCTGGCACATTTTCTTGCAGAACATAAAGCCATCCCATTCCAGAGCTGTGCAGCCCAGTTATTTTTCTCCCTGGCCTTGGGTGGGATTGAGTTTGTTCTCCTGGCAGTGATGGCCTATGACCGCCATGTGGCTGTGTCTGACCGCCTGCGATACTCGGCCATCATGCATGGAGGGCTGTGTGCTAGGTTGGCCATCACATCCTGGGTCAGTGGCTCCATCAACTCTCTTGTGCAGACTGCTATCACCTTTCAGCTGCCCATGTGCACTAACAAGTTTATTGATCACATATCCTGTGAACTCCTAGCTGTGGTCAGGCTGGCTTGTGTGGACACCTCCTCCAATGAGGCTGCCATCATGGTGTCTAGCATTGTTCTTCTGATGACACCTTTCTGCCTGGTTCTGTTGTCCTACATCCGGATCATCTCCACCATCCTAAAGATCCAgtccagagaaggaagaaagaaagcctTCCACACGTGTGCCTCTCACCTCACGGTGGTTGCCCTGTGCTACGGCACAACGATTTTCACTTACATCCAGCCCCACTCTGGTCCCTCAGTCCTTCAAGAGAAGCTGATCTCTGTCTTCTATGCCATTGTTATGCCTCTGCTGAACCCTGTGATTTATAGTCTAAGGAATAAAGAGGTGAAGGGGGCCTGGCATAAACTATTAGAGAAATTCTCTGGGTTAACATCCAAGCTGGGAACTTGA